From Rhineura floridana isolate rRhiFlo1 chromosome 5, rRhiFlo1.hap2, whole genome shotgun sequence, a single genomic window includes:
- the LOC133385364 gene encoding uncharacterized protein LOC133385364 — MLAYFTQMQSLPQVPAIPPLNMDQRAFHAAHPSCSPDPFDVARGRCTDEASYAEELTFTDHVEGDDWSDYSDHEEDTSYRLFNTSDYQPLARRVLHTLGLQTAPSTSSAPTLKGAKVLKSPAPTEHYIPVPDPIAKLASDEWAHPLKARRFKNMADRLYALAPDFATKLEVPGIDEPIARLVSRSILPREGESHLKDTTERRIDFALRKNHEATALAMRASASASIFSRASMMWLDDLLEDDNPDPVAFKRALLRLRKTAAFVADATLDATQLGARAMTTQIVARRTLWLRHWQADSAARLNLSKAPYSGSLLFGEEALKAVLVDPKDAHKPVLATVKNIDHRPFRRFPSFRSNQPFRGTRPGGRGRDFRPYDSNAFRGSWNRRFQGRDLRLACQLRQKPSPTNPTPTTSWGNVGHPAGNGLPGSRSHHCHHKHRKVPDATNIRRRHASRQSARDVYLHNPHCALGSGSHSAPSVDSVAFSKRHCQLQPSQSSYAFPPIPLLAKTLRKARTERAQLVLIAPFWPRRPWFSDLLAMSMMDPWTLPVTPDLLSQGPVLHQDPTWLNLTAWRLNGDT, encoded by the exons atgctggcttatttcacacaaatgcagtcactaccacaggttcctgccatacccccactcaacatggaccaacgcgcgttccatgctgctcatccttcctgctcgccagatcccttcgatgtagccagaggcagatgtacggacgaagcctcgtatgcggaggagttaactttcactgaccatgttgaaggagacgactggagcgactattcagatcatgaggaggatacatcgtatcgcttgttcaatacctcagattaccaaccgctcgcccgtagggtacttcatacccttggtctccagactgcgccctcaacttcgtccgctccaactctcaaaggggccaaggtcctcaaatcccctgcacctactgaacactacatcccggtgccggacccaattgccaaattagcttccgatgaatgggcccacccgctcaaagctcgacgcttcaagaacatggctgacagactttacgccctagccccagacttcgccaccaagttagaggtccctggcatagatgaaccgatcgctcgcctcgtttcacgatctatcttgcccagggaaggggaatcccacctaaaagatactactgaacgtcgaatagacttcgccctccgcaagaaccacgaggccactgccctagccatgcgtgcctccgcctcagcctccatcttctccagagcatctatgatgtggctggatgaccttctagaggatgataaccctgatcctgtcgccttcaaaagagcactattgagattacgtaagacagcagcttttgtggccgatgccactttggatgccacccaattaggggcacgagccatgacgactcaaatagtcgctcgtcgtaccctctggcttcgccactggcaagctgattcagcggccagattgaacctgtccaaggccccttactccggatctctactcttcggcgaggaagctctaaaggcagttctggttgatccaaaagacgcccataaaccagttctagccacagtcaagaacatcgaccacaggccctttaggcgatttccctcctttcgttctaaccagccttttcgaggaacgcggccaggaggacgaggccgcgatttcagaccctatgattccaacgcattcaggggttcctggaaccgacgcttccagggcagag acctacggctggcttgtcaacttcgacaaaagccatctccaaccaacccaacgcctactacatcttggggcaatgttggacaccctgcaggcaatggtcttcctggctccagatcacatcactgccatcacaagcatcgcaaggtccctgatgcaacaaacatccgcagacgtcatgcttctcgccagagcgctcgggatgtttatctccacaatccacattgtgccctgggctcgggctcacactcggccccttcagtggactctgttgccttttcaaaaagacattgccagctccaaccatcgcaaagttcgtacgcctttcctcccataccattgttagccaaaaccttgaggaaggcgcgaaccgaaagggcacagctggttctgatagcaccattttggccacgccgaccgtggttctcagatctactggcaatgtcaatgatggatccttggacacttccagtaacgccagacctcctatcccagggcccagtactgcaccaggaccctacttggctcaatctaacagcgtggcgtttgaacggagacacttga